One window of Burkholderia thailandensis E264 genomic DNA carries:
- a CDS encoding glutamine amidotransferase — MNAEVVAIRHVHFEDLGSFEQVLGERGRRVRYVDVGGARVEVLDALEPSLLVVLGGPISAYDDELYPTTASLAALVGKRIEAGLPTLGVCLGSQLVARALGARVYPAAQKELGWIPLTLTDAGRASPLRHVDGASTSMLHWHGDTFDLPAGAILLASTPTCRNQAFSWGTHVLALQCHPEIRADRFEPWLIGHAGEIAATPGTDAKQLREQTARLGPTLECAARSMFGEWLDSVGL, encoded by the coding sequence ATGAATGCTGAAGTCGTTGCGATTCGCCACGTGCATTTCGAGGACCTCGGGAGTTTCGAGCAGGTGCTCGGCGAGCGCGGCCGGCGCGTACGGTATGTCGATGTCGGCGGGGCGCGCGTCGAAGTGCTCGACGCGCTCGAACCGTCGCTGCTCGTCGTGCTCGGCGGGCCGATCAGCGCTTACGACGACGAGCTGTATCCGACGACGGCGTCGCTCGCGGCGCTCGTCGGCAAGCGGATCGAAGCCGGCTTGCCGACGCTCGGCGTCTGCCTGGGATCGCAGCTGGTCGCGCGTGCGCTCGGCGCGCGCGTATATCCGGCCGCGCAGAAGGAGCTCGGCTGGATTCCGCTCACGCTGACGGACGCCGGCCGTGCGTCGCCGCTGCGCCATGTCGACGGCGCAAGCACGTCGATGTTGCATTGGCACGGGGACACGTTCGATCTGCCGGCCGGCGCGATTCTTCTCGCGTCAACGCCGACGTGCCGCAATCAGGCTTTCTCGTGGGGCACGCATGTGCTCGCGCTTCAGTGCCATCCGGAGATCCGCGCGGACCGCTTCGAGCCTTGGCTCATCGGCCATGCGGGCGAGATCGCGGCGACGCCCGGCACGGACGCGAAACAACTGCGCGAACAAACCGCGCGACTCGGCCCGACGCTCGAATGCGCGGCGCGCAGCATGTTCGGCGAGTGGCTGGATTCCGTCGGGCTGTAG
- a CDS encoding MarR family winged helix-turn-helix transcriptional regulator, with amino-acid sequence MSEGVYGNQAAGRVTHSLLRLSTAMRSQAWDWAEGAGLTPTQGEILVLLLQRKGPMRLGEIARETQLTAATTSDAVSTLEHKGLVEKRRALDDGRALAVRLSARGRTAAKKALQWPDFLSKAVGTLGGDEQGVLYRALLKTLRELQVNGDIPPHRMCVTCKHFQPGKAARKPTYRCSLLDLSMADSDLRLDCAVHEEADALTQKKTWKLFAQA; translated from the coding sequence ATGAGCGAAGGTGTTTACGGGAACCAGGCTGCGGGGCGAGTGACCCACAGCCTGTTGCGGTTGAGCACGGCTATGCGGAGCCAGGCATGGGATTGGGCGGAAGGCGCGGGGTTGACGCCGACGCAGGGTGAAATCCTCGTGCTGCTGCTCCAGCGCAAGGGGCCGATGCGTCTGGGCGAGATTGCGCGCGAAACGCAGTTGACCGCCGCGACGACGAGCGATGCGGTGAGCACGCTCGAGCACAAGGGGCTTGTCGAGAAGCGTCGGGCGCTCGACGACGGTCGCGCGCTCGCGGTTCGTTTGAGCGCGCGCGGCCGCACGGCGGCGAAGAAGGCGCTGCAGTGGCCGGATTTCCTGTCGAAGGCGGTCGGCACGCTTGGCGGCGACGAGCAGGGCGTGCTGTATCGCGCGCTGCTGAAGACGCTGCGCGAACTGCAGGTCAACGGCGACATTCCGCCGCACCGGATGTGCGTGACGTGCAAGCATTTCCAGCCGGGCAAGGCGGCTCGCAAGCCGACGTACCGCTGCTCGCTGCTCGATCTGTCGATGGCGGACAGCGATCTGCGTCTCGATTGCGCGGTGCACGAGGAAGCGGACGCCCTGACGCAGAAGAAGACCTGGAAGCTCTTCGCGCAGGCGTGA